Proteins found in one Pelobates fuscus isolate aPelFus1 chromosome 10, aPelFus1.pri, whole genome shotgun sequence genomic segment:
- the LOC134574559 gene encoding oocyte zinc finger protein XlCOF7.1-like isoform X2, with protein MNKDRNKMTERILNLTLEIIYLLTGEEYVIVKRPGERVRHSSSPCVSGGPYKVQSSSTLPSLHSLTHERNNDKKILELTNKIIQLLTGEDWEYLEEPKDCYKDIMKEKNQPIRTRDGHFGRNTHKGFYTTFSSSGSGNKDKNPIKCNAQTKHASQIEIKLALCKEGHVKDTDVHTPTELKQTEYTSARIKNELASNEKGNLTSTDTYIPTEHKQAEYTSTYYKNKTNLCEEENITDPNMHSPAEYITTYIKEEPASCEEDNLTPTDYTYVNIKEESTSGEDENITDTEIYAPAEHTETDYSSTQIKEEGHPTDTYFYITSHHKRAEYMLNEECRNDSSDMLRVCNSLSIEQHKESIKNYNILSASTFGKRNNTTDGIYSCPERPESHATDSDPVKLAKGHRKKLLACPECGKCYTRRSILVVHQRSHTGEKPFSCFECGKCFTDKSNLLTHQKIHTGENPFSCLECGRCFPYRSYLVKHQKIHTTDKPFSCPVCGKRFAESVGLTTHQRTHTVDKPFSCNQCGKTFVSKSNLAAHQKLHTGERQLKCSECGECFTTKSNLLSHLRSHTSERPFSCPECGKCFSHRSYVNKHQKIHEKGKHL; from the exons ATGAATAAGGACAGGAATAAGATGACTGAGAGGATTCTGAATCTCAccctggagatcatctacctgctgaccggagag GAATATGTCATTGTGAAGAGGCCTGGTGAGCGTGTCAGACACAGCAGCAGCCCCTGTGTTTCAGGAGGACCCTACAAGGTCCAGAGCTCCAGCACTTTGCCATCACTTCACTCATTGACACATGAGAGAAATAATGACAAGAAGATCCTGGAACTGACCAATAAGATCATCcagctgctgactggagag GACTGGGAGTATTTAGAAGAACCTAAAGATTGTTACAAGGACATAATGAAAGAGAAAAACCAGCCCATCAGGACACGGG ATGGACATTTTGGAAGAAACACCCACAAAGGATTCTATACAACATTTTCTTCATCTGGTTCtggaaataaagataaaaatcccATAAAATGCAATGCACAGACAAAGCATGCTTCTCAGATTGAGATCAAATTGGCTCTATGTAAAGAAGGACACGTCAAAGATACTGACGTTCATACACCCACAGAACTTAAACAGACAGAATATACATCTGCCCGCATTAAGAATGAGCTAGCCTCAAATGAAAAAGGAAACCTCACAAGCACTGACACTTACATACCCACAGAACACAAACAAGCAGAATATACATCCACTTATTATAAGAACAAGACAAACTTATGTGAAGAAGAAAATATCACAGACCCAAACATGCATTCACCCGCAGAATACATAACCAcgtatattaaggaagaaccagcTTCATGTGAAGAAGACAATCTCACACCCACAGACTATACCTATGTTAATATCAAGGAGGAATCCACATCAGGCGAAGATGAAAATATTACAGACACTGAAATCTATGCACCTGctgaacatacagagacagactatTCATCTACTCAGATTAAGGAAGAAGGACATCCCACTGACACTTACTTTTATATTACTTCACATCACAAACGAGCAGAATACATGCTAAATGAAGAATGTAGGAATGATAGTAGTGATATGCTCAGAGTATGTAACAGCTTGTCAATAGAACAGCATAAAGAAAGTATTAAAAACTATAATATACTATCAGCTAGTACATTTGGCAAAAGGAATAATACCACGGATGGAATATACAGCTGCCCTGAACGTCCAGAATCCCATGCTACTGATTCAGACCCCGTGAAACTCGCAAAAGGTCACCGGAAAAAGCTATTGGCATGTCCTGAATGTGGCAAATGTTACACTCGCAGATCGATTCTTGTTGTGCATCAGAGGAGTCACACGGGAGAGAAGCCATTTTCATGttttgaatgtgggaaatgttttactgACAAATCCAACCTACTCACACATCAgaagattcacacaggagagaaccCATTCTCATGTCTTGAGTGTGGTAGATGTTTTCCCTACAGGTCATATCTTGTAAAACATCAAAAGATTCACACAACAGATAAACCATTCTCGTGTCCTGTATGTGGGAAACGTTTTGCAGAATCTGTTGGTCTTACAACACACCAGAGGACCCACACTGTTGACAAACCCTTTTCATGTAACCAATGTGGTAAAACATTTGTCAGTAAATCAAACCTTGCGGCCCATCAGAAGTTGCACACGGGAGAAAGACAATTAAAATGTTCAGAATGTGGGGAATGTTTTACCACTAAATCAAATCTTCTTTCTCATCTGAGGAGCCACACATCAGAGAGACCATTCTCTTGTcccgaatgtgggaaatgttttagtcaccgGTCATATGTTAATAAGCATCAGAAGATTCACGAAAAGGGCAAACATTTGTAA
- the LOC134574559 gene encoding oocyte zinc finger protein XlCOF7.1-like isoform X1: MNKDRNKMTERILNLTLEIIYLLTGEEYVIVKRPGERVRHSSSPCVSGGPYKVQSSSTLPSLHSLTHERNNDKKILELTNKIIQLLTGEDWEYLEEPKDCYKDIMKEKNQPIRTRVDGHFGRNTHKGFYTTFSSSGSGNKDKNPIKCNAQTKHASQIEIKLALCKEGHVKDTDVHTPTELKQTEYTSARIKNELASNEKGNLTSTDTYIPTEHKQAEYTSTYYKNKTNLCEEENITDPNMHSPAEYITTYIKEEPASCEEDNLTPTDYTYVNIKEESTSGEDENITDTEIYAPAEHTETDYSSTQIKEEGHPTDTYFYITSHHKRAEYMLNEECRNDSSDMLRVCNSLSIEQHKESIKNYNILSASTFGKRNNTTDGIYSCPERPESHATDSDPVKLAKGHRKKLLACPECGKCYTRRSILVVHQRSHTGEKPFSCFECGKCFTDKSNLLTHQKIHTGENPFSCLECGRCFPYRSYLVKHQKIHTTDKPFSCPVCGKRFAESVGLTTHQRTHTVDKPFSCNQCGKTFVSKSNLAAHQKLHTGERQLKCSECGECFTTKSNLLSHLRSHTSERPFSCPECGKCFSHRSYVNKHQKIHEKGKHL; encoded by the exons ATGAATAAGGACAGGAATAAGATGACTGAGAGGATTCTGAATCTCAccctggagatcatctacctgctgaccggagag GAATATGTCATTGTGAAGAGGCCTGGTGAGCGTGTCAGACACAGCAGCAGCCCCTGTGTTTCAGGAGGACCCTACAAGGTCCAGAGCTCCAGCACTTTGCCATCACTTCACTCATTGACACATGAGAGAAATAATGACAAGAAGATCCTGGAACTGACCAATAAGATCATCcagctgctgactggagag GACTGGGAGTATTTAGAAGAACCTAAAGATTGTTACAAGGACATAATGAAAGAGAAAAACCAGCCCATCAGGACACGGG TAGATGGACATTTTGGAAGAAACACCCACAAAGGATTCTATACAACATTTTCTTCATCTGGTTCtggaaataaagataaaaatcccATAAAATGCAATGCACAGACAAAGCATGCTTCTCAGATTGAGATCAAATTGGCTCTATGTAAAGAAGGACACGTCAAAGATACTGACGTTCATACACCCACAGAACTTAAACAGACAGAATATACATCTGCCCGCATTAAGAATGAGCTAGCCTCAAATGAAAAAGGAAACCTCACAAGCACTGACACTTACATACCCACAGAACACAAACAAGCAGAATATACATCCACTTATTATAAGAACAAGACAAACTTATGTGAAGAAGAAAATATCACAGACCCAAACATGCATTCACCCGCAGAATACATAACCAcgtatattaaggaagaaccagcTTCATGTGAAGAAGACAATCTCACACCCACAGACTATACCTATGTTAATATCAAGGAGGAATCCACATCAGGCGAAGATGAAAATATTACAGACACTGAAATCTATGCACCTGctgaacatacagagacagactatTCATCTACTCAGATTAAGGAAGAAGGACATCCCACTGACACTTACTTTTATATTACTTCACATCACAAACGAGCAGAATACATGCTAAATGAAGAATGTAGGAATGATAGTAGTGATATGCTCAGAGTATGTAACAGCTTGTCAATAGAACAGCATAAAGAAAGTATTAAAAACTATAATATACTATCAGCTAGTACATTTGGCAAAAGGAATAATACCACGGATGGAATATACAGCTGCCCTGAACGTCCAGAATCCCATGCTACTGATTCAGACCCCGTGAAACTCGCAAAAGGTCACCGGAAAAAGCTATTGGCATGTCCTGAATGTGGCAAATGTTACACTCGCAGATCGATTCTTGTTGTGCATCAGAGGAGTCACACGGGAGAGAAGCCATTTTCATGttttgaatgtgggaaatgttttactgACAAATCCAACCTACTCACACATCAgaagattcacacaggagagaaccCATTCTCATGTCTTGAGTGTGGTAGATGTTTTCCCTACAGGTCATATCTTGTAAAACATCAAAAGATTCACACAACAGATAAACCATTCTCGTGTCCTGTATGTGGGAAACGTTTTGCAGAATCTGTTGGTCTTACAACACACCAGAGGACCCACACTGTTGACAAACCCTTTTCATGTAACCAATGTGGTAAAACATTTGTCAGTAAATCAAACCTTGCGGCCCATCAGAAGTTGCACACGGGAGAAAGACAATTAAAATGTTCAGAATGTGGGGAATGTTTTACCACTAAATCAAATCTTCTTTCTCATCTGAGGAGCCACACATCAGAGAGACCATTCTCTTGTcccgaatgtgggaaatgttttagtcaccgGTCATATGTTAATAAGCATCAGAAGATTCACGAAAAGGGCAAACATTTGTAA